A genomic window from Winogradskyella sp. J14-2 includes:
- a CDS encoding type II toxin-antitoxin system HigB family toxin, whose product MRVIAKRTLREFWELNPDSEQQLMVWYREATKADWNSPNEIKSQYASASILKNSRVVFNICGNKYRLIVEINFPRKWVFIRFIGTHKEYDKIDANNI is encoded by the coding sequence TTGAGAGTAATAGCGAAAAGAACGTTACGGGAATTTTGGGAACTGAATCCAGACAGTGAGCAACAATTAATGGTTTGGTATCGAGAAGCCACCAAAGCTGACTGGAATAGTCCGAATGAAATAAAATCGCAGTACGCATCAGCAAGCATTCTAAAAAATAGTCGTGTCGTATTCAACATTTGTGGAAATAAATATCGACTGATTGTGGAAATCAACTTTCCAAGAAAATGGGTCTTTATCCGATTCATCGGAACCCACAAAGAATATGACAAAATTGACGCAAACAACATTTAG
- a CDS encoding type II toxin-antitoxin system HigA family antitoxin, translating to MEIKAIKTEKDYNEALKRLEEIFHAEIDTPEGDEAEVLSILIEKYEDEHYPIGMPDPIEAIKFRMEQMGMKQKDLAEVVGFTSRVSEILNRKRKLTLGMIRKLSEKLHIPTEVLVQEY from the coding sequence ATGGAAATTAAAGCTATTAAAACAGAAAAGGATTATAACGAAGCCTTAAAAAGATTGGAGGAAATATTTCACGCAGAAATAGATACACCAGAAGGAGACGAAGCGGAAGTGCTTTCAATATTAATCGAAAAGTACGAAGACGAACATTACCCAATCGGAATGCCAGACCCAATTGAGGCGATAAAATTCCGTATGGAACAAATGGGTATGAAACAAAAGGACTTGGCAGAAGTCGTTGGATTTACCAGTCGAGTAAGTGAAATTCTTAATCGAAAACGAAAATTGACTTTAGGAATGATTAGAAAATTGAGCGAAAAGCTTCACATTCCGACTGAAGTTTTAGTCCAAGAATATTAA